One Lachancea thermotolerans CBS 6340 chromosome F complete sequence DNA window includes the following coding sequences:
- the TGL2 gene encoding triglyceride lipase (similar to uniprot|P54857 Saccharomyces cerevisiae YDR058C TGL2 Triglyceride Lipase): protein MSDISTRNSQSSDRKPWVIWKRIRSLLEPKQASFRKVYAAHEDVDFEQFTKTYFKTITDRVKYGEAITSIPKKSHFTAPKNPIVLCHGFSGFDRLILVPSIARITRVLNNHTASSNSEQLLENDTEDSRMKGLLEVEYWFGVKEALEAKGCTVISARVPGFASIEERANTLNEFIERETKHLRLSQKSSDIYNSPGAKNERQPHKRVKVNLIAHSMGGLDSRFLISRIPNKNFEVVSLTTVSTPHRGSEMADFLVGLASDMQKGLPTESTVKLLPPAIYELTTSSMKEFNRVTPNSKDVAYFSYGASCQPKWFNLFYASWHLMFSLSGGELNDGLVTVRSSKWGNYMGTLQNTDHLDVINWKNRLQKEVASKVFKISDSIGEQVQPELDVLDFYLSIADNLAQRGF from the coding sequence ATGAGCGATATCAGTACCAGAAACTCTCAAAGCAGTGATAGGAAACCATGGGTCATTTGGAAGAGGATCCGATCACTCTTAGAGCCAAAACAGGCATCCTTCCGTAAAGTGTATGCAGCACATGAAGATGTGGATTTTGAACAATTCACAAAAACTTACTTCAAAACCATCACAGATCGTGTCAAATATGGCGAGGCCATTACCAGTATCCCAAAAAAGTCTCATTTCACCGCCCCGAAGAATCCCATTGTCCTCTGTCATGGCTTTTCAGGATTTGATCGGTTGATACTGGTACCCTCAATAGCGCGCATTACTAGGGTTCTCAATAACCATACAGCTTCCAGTAATTCAGAGCAGCTacttgaaaatgacacAGAAGATTCGAGAATGAAGGGGCTGTTGGAAGTTGAGTACTGGTTCGGTGTCAAGGAGGCCTTAGAGGCTAAAGGATGTACCGTAATATCTGCGCGCGTACCAGGATTTGCCAGTATAGAAGAAAGGGCCAATACGCTTAACGAATTCATAGAACGCGAAACAAAACACTTGCGGCTGTCTCAGAAGTCTAGTGACATCTATAACAGCCCAGGTGCTAAAAATGAGCGTCAGCCTCATAAGCGCGTAAAAGTCAACTTGATTGCACACTCCATGGGAGGATTGGACAGCCGCTTCTTAATTTCGAGAATACCAAACAAGAATTTCGAGGTTGTGAGTTTAACTACAGTGTCAACTCCTCATCGCGGCTCCGAGATGGCTGATTTTCTCGTAGGTCTTGCGTCTGATATGCAAAAAGGCCTTCCCACCGAATCAACTGTCAAACTACTACCACCTGCTATCTATGAGTTGACCACTAGCAGCATGAAAGAGTTTAACAGAGTTACGCCAAACAGCAAAGATGTTGCTTATTTTAGTTACGGCGCTTCCTGTCAGCCAAAATGGTTTAATCTTTTCTACGCTTCTTGGCACTTAATGTTCAGCCTCTCGGGTGGAGAGCTCAATGATGGTCTAGTGACTGTGCGGAGCAGCAAGTGGGGCAACTACATGGGGACCCTGCAAAATACTGACCACCTTGATGTTATAAACTGGAAAAATCGACTACAGAAAGAAGTTGCGAGCAAAGTGTTCAAAATCAGTGATTCAATTGGAGAACAGGTCCAGCCGGAACTTGATGTCCTCGACTTTTACTTAAGCATTGCCGATAACTTGGCCCAAAGAGGCTTCTGA
- a CDS encoding PPIL4 family peptidylprolyl isomerase (conserved hypothetical protein), with the protein MSVLLETTEGDLAVDLDFDKCPVESFNFLKLCKSGFFDYQCFYNLNKDYSVECGDALLGNEYRGSLRIHSTSIQGLCGNKEPSAELLKSSQAYSKSTLAHLGDIAFLVSLLENSTPVIGSRFMISLAEDDTIYENIVRFGRVADEYLQALRKMFIKVTDDQKRPNVDIRIKKAYILHDPFPDPECFRCFQIEMPIKTVRLPPHLTNRPNQESGLDEQKKIEREMRSKELTLEILGDIPYVGIKPSERVLFVCRLNPITRAKDLATIFHRFGEIDVIEIVRDKETGSSLGYGFIEFTKKESCEMAYSKMDGVLIDDRRIHVDFCQSARKLR; encoded by the coding sequence ATGAGCGTTCTACTAGAAACCACTGAAGGAGATCTTGCTGTTGACTTGGATTTCGACAAGTGTCCGGTTGAGTCTTTTAATTTTCTAAAACTATGCAAGAGTGGCTTTTTCGATTATCAATGCTTCTACAACCTTAATAAGGATTACTCTGTAGAATGTGGGGATGCTCTGTTAGGAAACGAGTATCGCGGGAGTCTGAGGATACACAGCACTTCAATCCAAGGCCTGTGTGGGAACAAAGAGCCGTCCGcagagttgttgaagtcatcACAGGCCTATAGTAAAAGTACCCTGGCTCATCTAGGGGACATTGCATTTCTTGTTTCGCTTTTAGAAAACTCAACTCCAGTCATAGGCTCCCGTTTCATGATTTCCCTCGCAGAAGACGACACAATATATGAGAATATTGTGCGGTTTGGCAGGGTTGCGGACGAATATTTGCAGGCGCTGCGTAAAATGTTCATTAAGGTTACAGATGACCAAAAAAGGCCCAACGTTGACATCCGTATTAAAAAAGCATATATTTTGCATGACCCGTTTCCAGACCCAGAGTGTTTTCGCTGCTTCCAGATTGAAATGCCAATAAAAACTGTAAGGTTACCTCCGCACCTTACAAACAGGCCTAATCAAGAATCAGGCCTTGAtgagcagaaaaagataGAGAGGGAGATGCGTAGCAAAGAGTTGACACTCGAAATTCTTGGCGATATTCCGTATGTCGGAATAAAGCCTTCTGAAAGGGTGTTATTTGTTTGCAGGCTGAATCCTATAACGAGAGCAAAAGACTTAGCAACAATCTTCCACAGATTCGGGGAAATAGATGTTATTGAAATTGTGCGTGACAAAGAAACAGGCAGTTCTTTGGGTTACGGTTTCATAGAGTTTACAAAAAAGGAATCGTGCGAGATGGCATACTCTAAAATGGATGGTGTCCTAATTGATGATAGAAGAATCCACGTAGATTTCTGCCAAAGCGCTAGGAAATTAAGGTAG
- the COQ6 gene encoding putative N,N-dimethylaniline monooxygenase COQ6 (similar to uniprot|P53318 Saccharomyces cerevisiae YGR255C COQ6 Putative flavin-dependent monooxygenase involved in ubiquinone (Coenzyme Q) biosynthesis located on the matrix side of the mitochondrial inner membrane), with the protein MPETRVQLYFLYIYLIGTMLGNGHSAKRAPRTLKRQVMGPSKLRIVQRQLFRALATSVKPKKTDVLIVGGGPAGLTLAAAIKTSPYLSGLSTTLVDAGDLKTKVAGFYDAPPEKYTNRIISLTSQSKQFLEQRVGVQLMEERLQAFDGLFVSDGCSDAHLEMERGSMGYMVEILNIQSSVLRRLSELNASGLQLIDQTKVEDIRYEDPEDHQSWPVVSLSNGEVYKTRLLVGCDGFNSPVRKFSKIESRGWFYNRFGVVATMKLDYPPFKVRGWQRFLPTGPIAHLPLPGDDATLVWSTTEPLSRLLLSIDPEQFVLLVNAAFVLEDADMQYYYKQLEQGSITTQELKSDIAYRTELVYSKLDNDAFIDEIYPPAVSSIDSTSRARFPLKLSHADSYVADRIALVGDAAHTTHPLAGQGLNMGQGDVESLVKALEKAYQRGLDLGSLLALEPYWADRYPTNNMLLGVVDKLHKLYSTDFGPIVAARSFGLKAIQSLGPIKDFMMAKVSGPSQ; encoded by the coding sequence ATGCCAGAAACACGAGTACAATTGTACTTTCTATATATTTATTTGATAGGTACAATGCTGGGAAACGGTCACTCAGCCAAACGAGCGCCAAGGACCCTCAAAAGGCAAGTAATGGGGCCATCGAAGCTACGGATAGTTCAGCGTCAGCTGTTCCGGGCACTAGCAACCTCGGTAAAGCCCAAGAAAACAGATGTTCTGATTGTCGGAGGAGGGCCAGCTGGGTTAACTCTAGCAGCAGCTATAAAGACGTCACCATATCTATCAGGCTTGTCAACTACGCTAGTGGACGCAGGCGATCTAAAAACCAAAGTTGCGGGCTTCTACGATGCACCTCCCGAAAAATACACGAACAGAATCATTAGCTTGACCTCGCAATCAAAACAGTTCCTCGAGCAGAGGGTTGGTGTCCAACTGATGGAGGAAAGACTGCAGGCTTTTGACGGCCTTTTTGTCTCTGATGGCTGTTCAGATGCTCACCTAGAAATGGAGCGAGGCTCTATGGGATACATGGTGGAGATTCTGAACATTCAAAGTTCTGTCTTGCGTCGGCTTTCAGAGTTGAACGCGTCTGGTCTCCAGCTCATCGATCAGACAAAAGTGGAGGATATTCGCTACGAAGACCCAGAAGACCACCAGTCATGGCCTGTTGTCTCGCTAAGCAATGGAGAAGTCTACAAGACGCGTTTGTTGGTTGGTTGCGATGGCTTCAATTCTCCAGTACGGAAGTTCTCTAAAATTGAGTCTAGGGGCTGGTTCTATAACAGGTTCGGTGTCGTAGCTACTATGAAACTTGACTATCCACCTTTCAAAGTGAGAGGCTGGCAAAGGTTTCTTCCCACAGGTCCTATTGCCCACTTGCCGCTCCCAGGCGATGATGCCACATTGGTGTGGAGCACTACAGAGCCATTGTCTCGTTTACTGCTATCCATTGACCCCGAGCAATTCGTACTACTTGTGAACGCTGCGTTCGTACTCGAAGATGCTGACATGCAGTATTACTACAAACAGCTAGAACAAGGTTCTATCACCACCCAGGAGCTTAAGAGCGACATTGCTTACCGTACGGAATTGGTTTACAGCAAGCTTGACAATGACGCTTTTATTGATGAAATATATCCTCCCGCGGTTAGCAGTATCGACAGTACATCAAGGGCAAGGTTCCCATTGAAGCTTTCGCATGCAGATTCATATGTGGCCGATAGAATCGCCTTAGTCGGCGACGCTGCTCACACAACACATCCGTTAGCTGGCCAAGGCCTGAACATGGGCCAAGGAGATGTGGAGTCTTTGGTGAAAGCACTCGAAAAAGCCTATCAAAGAGGCCTAGACCTCGGGTCTCTTTTGGCCTTAGAGCCTTACTGGGCTGATCGCTATCCCACCAATAATATGTTGCTTGGCGTTGTAGACAAGTTACACAAACTCTATTCAACTGACTTTGGTCCTATCGTGgctgcaagaagctttggCCTCAAAGCGATCCAAAGTCTGGGCCCTATCAAGGATTTTATGATGGCCAAGGTGAGCGGCCCCTCTCAGTGA
- the FOL1 gene encoding trifunctional dihydropteroate synthetase/dihydrohydroxymethylpterin pyrophosphokinase/dihydroneopterin aldolase FOL1 (similar to uniprot|P53848 Saccharomyces cerevisiae YNL256W FOL1 Multifunctional enzyme of the folic acid biosynthesis pathway has dihydropteroate synthetase dihydro-6-hydroxymethylpterin pyrophosphokinase and dihydroneopterin aldolase activities) — translation MNRHRMMSSSLKKMQSGVISRDKVHIEKLALQAIIGPDSWNRVTPQECNISLEMATDFEKASRSDELKYSLNYAVISKDISHFVNPRQNYKSLGLLAERVLHHIKDGYPGIQSLALKAQAGDAHIRSDGVSVVVHAPASEQTPDQLVISNLKLLTLIGVFTFERLQKQYVTIDINMPWMRQPEGNVEYRDVIDSVVSFVESSNFKTVEALVDSVAQIVTQQDYFTNHPDAPVIVKVIKLNAITATRGVGVSCTRTKKDFLGKPLLEVNSSSAQLGNASFNLPVSRSAQTASSSSMNVAYLAFGSNVGDRTSNIQCAIDSLNAHKDLHVTKVSSIFESEPMYFQNQRLFLNGCIEVKTLLSPQELLKLCKKIEYEELKRVKEFDNGPRSIDLDIILYKTEDGANVVLTTDDLIIPHPRLLERSFVLEPLCELISFSEVHPVTAEPIIEHLNQIYEQERDEDVLCKVIPLPRIGGKDRFLKFKNKPIRDSVTGRFSTQTISSTYTMGILNTTPDSFSDGGLLSDNLDMQVERIRVIVQEVLKLSEQVIIDIGGCSTRPNSEQASQQQELERTIPLIKKIRSDKTIPHEKVILSIDTYRAGIAKLAIEAGVDLVNDISGGQFDADMFAVLAEHPNVGYIMSHTRGDTSTMTKLTKYSDAEAEENTIEYVYGHEERGEDTVLVRNIGRELAQQYAKAVEVGVKRWQIVLDPGVGFAKHSMQNLEAIKGINVLKNYSLARDQHFIHFRNLPVLVGPSRKKFIGKITGDETAADRDFTTGTVAGACVGFGADIVRVHDTKNCVKSIRMADALYRQTL, via the coding sequence ATGAATCGTCATCGGATGATGAGCTCcagtttgaagaagatgcaGAGCGGTGTGATAAGTCGGGACAAAGTTCATATAGAAaagctggcgctgcagGCGATTATTGGCCCGGACTCCTGGAACCGTGTGACCCCGCAAGAATGTAACATCTCTCTGGAGATGGCAACCGATTTCGAAAAGGCGTCGCGGTCGGACGAGCTCAAATACTCGCTAAATTACGCAGTAATCTCCAAGGATATCTCTCATTTTGTCAATCCCCGTCAAAACTACAAATCTCTGGGATTGCTAGCTGAACGTGTTCTGCACCATATCAAGGATGGATACCCTGGTATCCAATCTTTGGCTCTGAAGGCACAGGCTGGCGACGCCCATATAAGATCGGATGGTGTGAGTGTTGTAGTCCACGCACCGGCGAGCGAGCAAACCCCAGATCAGTTGGTCATTTCCAACCTTAAACTGCTTACTTTGATTGGGGTGTTCACTTTCGAGCGTCTGCAGAAGCAGTACGTGACGATTGATATCAATATGCCATGGATGAGGCAGCCTGAAGGTAATGTGGAGTACCGTGATGTGATAGATAGTGTCGTGAGTTTTGTGGAGTCctccaacttcaagacCGTTGAGGCCTTGGTGGACTCTGTTGCGCAAATCGTCACTCAGCAAGACTATTTCACGAACCACCCAGACGCGCCAGTGATTGTGAAAGTCATAAAACTCAACGCAATCACTGCAACTAGAGGAGTGGGTGTTAGCTGTACTCGCACCAAGAAAGACTTCTTGGGAAAGCCCCTTTTAGAAGTAAATTCTTCCTCTGCCCAGCTGGGCAATGCATCTTTTAACTTGCCTGTCTCGCGCTCTGCGCAAACCGCAAGTAGTTCGAGTATGAACGTTGCTTACTTGGCATTTGGATCAAATGTTGGCGACCGCACTTCAAATATACAATGTGCAATCGACTCCCTGAACGCGCATAAAGATTTGCATGTCACAAAAGTGTCatccatttttgaaagtgagCCCATGTACTTCCAAAACCAAAGGTTATTTCTTAATGGGTGCATTGAGGTCAAGACCCTGTTGAGCCCGCAGGAGCTTCTTAAACTTTGTAAGAAAATCGAAtacgaagagctcaaacgTGTGAAGGAGTTCGACAACGGGCCTCGGAGCATCGATCTTGACATTATCTTATACAAAACAGAAGATGGCGCGAACGTTGTTTTGACCACCGACGACCTCATTATACCTCATCCCCGACTTCTCGAACGCAGTTTTGTCCTAGAGCCTCTCTGCGAGCTAATCTCATTTAGTGAAGTCCATCCAGTGACAGCAGAGCCAATCATTGAGCATCTCAATCAGATATACGAACAAGAGCGGGACGAAGATGTTCTCTGTAAAGTGATTCCTTTGCCTCGCATTGGAGGCAAAGacagatttttgaagttcaagaacaagcctATTAGAGACAGCGTAACCGGCCGCTTCAGCACCCAAACGATATCTTCGACCTACACCATGGGGATTTTGAATACAACACCAGACTCGTTTTCTGACGGCGGCCTGTTGAGTGATAATCTGGACATGCAGGTTGAGAGGATTCGAGTCATagttcaagaagttttaaAGCTCAGTGAGCAGGTGATCATTGACATTGGAGGCTGTTCTACAAGGCCAAATTCTGAGCAGGCCTCGCAACAGCAGGAACTGGAACGTACAATTCCACTTATCAAGAAAATTAGAAGTGACAAAACGATACCTCATGAGAAGGTGATCTTGTCGATCGATACGTATCGTGCTGGTATTGCGAAGCTGGCTATTGAGGCCGGAGTTGACTTGGTGAATGATATATCAGGCGGGCAGTTTGATGCCGACATGTTTGCGGTTCTCGCGGAACATCCCAACGTCGGTTACATCATGTCACATACAAGAGGCGATACAAGTACAATGACAAAGCTCACAAAGTACAGTGATGCTGAGGCCGAAGAAAATACCATTGAGTATGTTTACGGACATGAAGAACGTGGCGAAGACACGGTTCTCGTCCGCAATATAGGACGAGAGCTGGCCCAGCAGTACGCCAAGGCGGTGGAGGTTGGCGTCAAAAGGTGGCAGATTGTGCTGGATCCTGGTGTTGGTTTTGCGAAGCATTCCATGCAAAACCTTGAGGCGATCAAGGGCATCAATGtgctcaaaaactacaGTCTTGCCCGGGACCAGCACTTTATTCATTTCCGTAACCTGCCGGTTCTTGTGGGACCCTCGCGTAAAAAGTTTATAGGGAAGATCACCGGCGATGAGACGGCCGCAGACCGGGACTTCACAACGGGCACCGTCGCCGGTGCGTGTGTGGGCTTCGGAGCTGACATTGTTCGAGTCCACGACACTAAAAATTGTGTCAAAAGCATCAGAATGGCAGACGCGCTGTACCGGCAAACGCTCTAA
- the GIS2 gene encoding mRNA-binding translational activator GIS2 (highly similar to uniprot|P53849 Saccharomyces cerevisiae YNL255C), giving the protein MSGSQKACYVCGKIGHLAEDCESERLCYNCNQPGHVQSDCTMAKTVEFKQCYNCGETGHVKSECDVQRCYNCNQTGHISRDCADPKKPRFAGGAAPSRANKVSCYRCGGPNHMAKDCLQSDSKCYACGKVGHISKDCPAGSSAKTCYNCNEAGHISRDCPVN; this is encoded by the coding sequence ATGTCAGGATCCCAAAAGGCGTGCTACGTGTGTGGCAAGATTGGCCACCTCGCTGAAGACTGTGAGTCTGAGAGATTATGTTACAACTGTAACCAGCCGGGTCATGTCCAGTCAGACTGCACCATGGCCAAGACGGTGGAATTCAAGCAATGTTACAACTGTGGGGAGACCGGGCACGTGAAGTCAGAGTGTGACGTGCAGCGCTGTTACAACTGCAACCAGACTGGACACATCTCGAGGGATTGTGCGGATCCTAAAAAGCCCAGATTTGCTGGTGGCGCTGCGCCATCGCGTGCTAACAAGGTGTCCTGCTACAGATGTGGCGGCCCCAACCACATGGCCAAGGACTGCCTGCAGTCAGACTCTAAATGCTACGCATGTGGCAAGGTCGGCCACATCTCCAAGGACTGCCCTGCTGGCTCGTCTGCCAAGACTTGCTACAACTGCAACGAGGCTGGCCACATCTCGAGAGACTGCCCTGTGAACTAA